The Hymenobacter swuensis DY53 genome includes the window GCTATTGCTGGGCGTAAGCTATGCGCTGCTTGATTTTGCGGCTACCTACGCCGGCCGTCCGGAGCTACACGGTGTTACGGTGCTGGAAACCGGTGGCATGAAGGGCCGCCGCCGCGAGATGATCCGGGAAGAGCTGCACGCGGAGTTGCAACAAGCCTTCGGGCCGGCCGGCATCCATTCCGAGTACGGCATGACAGAACTGTTAGGCCAGGCTTACAGCTTCGGCGACGGCCGGTTCCACGCGCCGCCCCAACTGCGGGTGCTGCTGCGCGACCCATCTGACCCGTTCTCCGTATCGGCTACCCGCGCCGCCGGGGCTATCAACGTTATTGACCTAGCCAACGTGGACAGCTGCGCCTTCATCGAAACCAAAGACTTGGCCCGTCTGCACCCCGATGGCTCGTTTGAAGTGCTGGGCCGCCTGGATAACTCCGATGTGCGCGGTTGCAACCAGATGGTGTAAAGCCTATTACTCCGCTTTCTTCACTACCGTGATAACGCCGTCGTGCTCCAGGCGTACTGTCTCCAGGGTGCTCAAATCGTCGGTGTTGGCGGCGGCCCGGATGCCGGCGTGCAGCTCCGGTTCGCTCACGCTGGCTCGGCGCAGCTCGTGCTGATGAATGGTAGAACCCTCGGCCAGTACGGAATCGGAGCCTTTGACCAGCCGGCGCAGGGTGGGCGAGAAGTAGAGTGCGTAGGCCAGCGCCCGGTGCACGAACACCAGCGCGGCGGCAGCCGTGAAGGTGATGCCCATCGGGGCATCGGCAATGATGACGCGGCTCAGCAAAGCTCCGAACATAAACTTCACCACCATATCCAGGGCGCTGTTGCCGCCAAACGTGCGCCGGCCTGAGAGCCGCAGCAGCACTAAGGCCACCAGAAAAACCAGCACGGCCCGCGCGCAGGTCTGGGCCACCGTGATGGTTTCGGCCGTAGCCTGCATGCCCAGCAGTTGATTAAAAAAAGCTTCCATAAACACACAAAATGCCGGCCCAGGCGGGTCGGCATTTTGCTTACGCAGTTAGGTTAAATTTGGTCTGGACTACTTGCCAGCAAAGGCTTTCGCGTCGGTTTCCGTGATGGTGTCGTCGCTCATGATGACGAGGCGCTCTACCACGTTGCGT containing:
- a CDS encoding DUF421 domain-containing protein, which encodes MEAFFNQLLGMQATAETITVAQTCARAVLVFLVALVLLRLSGRRTFGGNSALDMVVKFMFGALLSRVIIADAPMGITFTAAAALVFVHRALAYALYFSPTLRRLVKGSDSVLAEGSTIHQHELRRASVSEPELHAGIRAAANTDDLSTLETVRLEHDGVITVVKKAE